A region of Anoplopoma fimbria isolate UVic2021 breed Golden Eagle Sablefish chromosome 24, Afim_UVic_2022, whole genome shotgun sequence DNA encodes the following proteins:
- the plac8l1 gene encoding cornifelin homolog B encodes MEQMTVTQQPSLSVAESSASAFQEEEVVGFIIAGSEDISTSNNVPAVTDPVLTQPGLGITTTTITTITQTGGDWTTGLFDVCADKTTCVLGALMPCCLDLSLAHQYGECICITLLPGSTFAMRVGIRERYKILGSVCEDWTTVCCCYPLAVCQMIREMKRRMTTQTYHVSTAHDC; translated from the exons ATGGAGCAGATGACAGTCACACAACA ACCAAGCCTATCAGTCGCCGAAAGCTCAGCATCAGCGTTTCAAGAGGAGGAAGTTGTTGGCTTCATCATCGCAGGAAGTGAAGATATCTCGACGTCAAACAATGTCCCTGCAGTGACCGACCCAGTTCTCACGCAGCCCGGCCTCGGCATCACCACGAcaaccatcaccaccatcacacaGACGGGAGGAGACTGGACCACTGGCCTGTTTGACGTCTGCGCAGACAAGACCACAT GTGTTCTCGGGGCTCTGATGCCGTGCTGCTTAGACCTGAGTTTAGCTCACCAGTACGGCGAGTGTATATGCATTACTCTGCTACCGGGATCCACTTTTGCCATGCGTGTTGGGATCAGGGAGCGGTACAAGATACTG gggagtgtgtgtgaggactgGACCACAGTGTGCTGCTGTTACCCTCTGGCTGTGTGTCAGATGATAAGAGAGATGAAGCGGAGGATGACGACACAGACCTATCATGTGTCCACTGCCCACGACTGCTAG